The stretch of DNA CGCGATCGAGGCGCTCCTCGGCTCCATCCAGGACGAATACGACGAGGAGGCGCCCGGCTTCACGAAGATCGACGAACGGACCTACGTTCTCGACGGAAGCTTCCGGCTCGCGGATCTCGAGAGCCGGTTCGGGCTCCGCTACCCGAACGCGATCGACGAAACGGTGGCGGGGCTCCTCCTGCAGCGGTTCGGCCGGATTCCCGGCAAGGGGGACCGGATGCGCGGGCGCCAGGCGGAGTTCGTCGTCCTCGAAGCGTCGCCGTCGGCGATCCAGCGCGTCAAGATGATCCTCCCCCGCCGACCCGGCTCCGCCTCTACAATGCCGGGCGCATGAACGCCGAATCGCCGCGCGTCGTCACCCTGCTCCGCGGAGACGGGGTCGGTCCCGAAGTCAGCGAGGCCGTCCTGGCGATCCTGGACGAGGCGGGCGCGCGGGTCGTCTTCGAAGAGGTGAGCGCCGGCCTCGAGTCGCAGCGCGCCCAGGGCGATCCCCTTCCTCCGTCGGTCCTCGATTCGATCCGGAAGAACGGCGCCGCGCTCAAGGGCCCGCTCACGACGCCGGTCGGCGGAGGCTTCAAGTCGGTCAACGTGCGTCTGCGGCAGAATCTCGATCTCTACGCGAATCTGCGGCCGGTGAAGAATTTCGCGAACGTTCCCACGCGCTTCACCGGCGTCGATCTCATCGTCGTGCGCGAGAACACCGAGGACCTGTACGCCGGCCTCGAGCACGTCGTCGTTCCCGGAGTCGTCGAGTCGCTGAAGATCATCACCGAGAAAGCGTCGACGCGGATCGCGCGGTTCGCGTTCGAGTACGCGCTGAAGCACGGCCGCCGCCGCGTCACCGCCA from Thermoanaerobaculia bacterium encodes:
- a CDS encoding isocitrate/isopropylmalate family dehydrogenase, coding for MNAESPRVVTLLRGDGVGPEVSEAVLAILDEAGARVVFEEVSAGLESQRAQGDPLPPSVLDSIRKNGAALKGPLTTPVGGGFKSVNVRLRQNLDLYANLRPVKNFANVPTRFTGVDLIVVRENTEDLYAGLEHVVVPGVVESLKIITEKASTRIARFAFEYALKHGRRRVTAIHKANIMKLSDGLFLECFRRVAAEYSEVKADERIVDALCMDLVLKPETYDVLLLENLYGDIVSDLAAGLVGGLGVVGSANLGIDYAVFEAVHGSAPDIAGKDLANPTALLVSAIMMLDHFDQQEAAERIRRALEETYAAGIRTRDLGGTAGTKAFARAVVERLRGQP